Proteins from a single region of Sesamum indicum cultivar Zhongzhi No. 13 linkage group LG5, S_indicum_v1.0, whole genome shotgun sequence:
- the LOC110012009 gene encoding LOW QUALITY PROTEIN: HMG-Y-related protein B-like (The sequence of the model RefSeq protein was modified relative to this genomic sequence to represent the inferred CDS: deleted 2 bases in 1 codon) has protein sequence MASEEVQANHFQPPAPAPAPPVPPGTLPQYPEMILAAIEALNEENGSNKSSISKHIEATYGNLPPAHSTLLTHHLNKMKSAGQLLFIKNNYLKPDPNAPPRRGRGRPPKPKSPLPPGTVSPPPRPRGRPPKSRDPTAPPPPPKPKATSTTGNVSGKKRGRPPKGAAEGAGAAPPPGGAPRGRGRPPKVKPAVAAPVGA, from the exons ATGGCGAGTGAAGAAGTGCAAGCTAATCATTTTCAACCTCCGGCGCCGGCGCCGGCTCCGCCTGTGCCTCCCGGCACTTTGCCTCAGTATCCAGAG ATGATTTTAGCAGCAATTGAAGCATTAAACGAGGAGAACGGCTCAAATAAATCTTCAATCTCAAAGCACATCGAAGCCACCTACGGAAATCTCCCGCCCGCTCACTCCACACTCCTTACTCACCAcctcaacaaaatgaaatCTGCAGGCCAGCTCCTTTTCATCAAGAACAACTACCTCAAACCCGACCCAAATGCCCCGCCACGCCGCGGACGCGGACGCCCCCCCAAGCCCAAATCCCCACTTCCGCCTGGCACCGTTTCGCCGCCCCCCCGTCCCCGCGGCCGGCCTCCGAAATCCCGCGATCCAACGGCTCCCCCGCCGCCGCCTAAACCCAAGGCCACAAGTACAACTGGCAATGTTTCTGGGAAAAAACGTGGGCGGCCGCCGAAGGGTGCCGCAGAAGGTGCGGGTGCGGCTCCACCGCCT GGAGGGGCGCCCCGCGGGCGTGGCCGGCCTCCTAAAGTGAAGCCTGCTGTAGCTGCGCCTGTAGGAGCTTGA